One stretch of Microcoleus sp. FACHB-672 DNA includes these proteins:
- a CDS encoding PepSY domain-containing protein, with amino-acid sequence MSINKARLRQLHSMLAPIMVLPILLTLITGLFYQMADVADKEADFFWLLELHKGNFGPLNLEVIYPFLNALGLFTLAITGITLWFQTPRRHLRS; translated from the coding sequence ATGTCAATTAACAAAGCCCGCTTGCGTCAACTACACTCCATGCTTGCCCCCATCATGGTTTTACCCATTCTGCTAACCCTAATAACCGGCCTTTTTTACCAAATGGCAGATGTTGCCGACAAGGAAGCAGACTTTTTCTGGTTGCTCGAGCTGCATAAGGGGAATTTTGGCCCTTTAAATTTAGAGGTAATTTATCCTTTTTTAAATGCTTTGGGTTTATTTACTTTGGCAATCACCGGCATTACCCTTTGGTTTCAAACCCCCCGTCGCCACCTTAGAAGCTAG
- a CDS encoding HhoA/HhoB/HtrA family serine endopeptidase produces the protein MQTQPRDSNHHSSQPNSIDFNASRSGWQKPASYLSVLLLGAGMALSGAYLASQKVLSLQPAASVAAQVPVRPIIQSRLPISTESNFITSVVQNVGPAVVRIDASRTVTSQIPDALNDPFFRQFFGSKVPIPPQTQVQRGSGSGFIINSDGNILTNAHVVDGADTVTVTLKDGREFKGKVLGVDPVTDVAVVKIEANNLPSVKLGDSEQLQPGEWAIAIGNPLGLDNTVTVGIISATGRTSSQVGVPDKRVSFIQTDAAINPGNSGGPLLNQAGEVIGMNTAIISGAQGLGFAIPINKAQQIADQLATTGRAQHPYLGIQMVTLTPEIKENINKNPNAPVTVNEDQGVLVMKVLPDSPAAKAGVRVGDVIQKLNGSPVNDAGSIQQEVEKGKIGTDMQVELRRNGQSLKLAVRPAPLPAQEQ, from the coding sequence ATGCAAACACAACCCCGCGATTCCAATCATCATTCTAGCCAGCCAAACAGCATCGACTTCAATGCTTCACGCTCTGGTTGGCAAAAGCCAGCTAGTTATCTGTCGGTACTTTTGTTGGGTGCCGGCATGGCTCTATCCGGAGCTTACTTAGCTTCTCAGAAAGTGCTCTCGCTCCAGCCGGCTGCGTCTGTGGCGGCTCAGGTGCCAGTTCGCCCGATCATTCAATCTCGATTGCCGATATCGACCGAGTCTAATTTTATTACCTCAGTGGTTCAGAATGTTGGGCCGGCTGTTGTGCGGATCGATGCCTCTCGAACCGTGACTTCCCAGATACCCGATGCTTTGAATGACCCCTTCTTCCGTCAATTCTTCGGCTCTAAGGTTCCAATTCCACCTCAGACGCAGGTTCAAAGAGGTTCAGGTTCAGGTTTTATTATTAACTCCGACGGTAATATTCTGACCAACGCTCATGTCGTCGATGGTGCCGACACGGTAACAGTAACGCTGAAAGATGGACGTGAGTTTAAGGGCAAAGTTTTGGGGGTCGATCCCGTCACAGATGTTGCCGTTGTGAAAATTGAAGCGAATAATTTGCCGAGTGTAAAGCTGGGTGATTCTGAGCAGCTACAACCCGGTGAATGGGCAATTGCCATCGGCAATCCTTTGGGGTTAGATAATACGGTAACTGTGGGAATTATTAGTGCTACTGGCCGCACAAGTTCTCAAGTCGGAGTGCCTGATAAGCGAGTCAGCTTTATTCAAACCGATGCTGCAATTAATCCCGGTAATTCAGGGGGGCCTCTGCTGAATCAAGCCGGTGAGGTGATTGGGATGAATACGGCTATCATTAGTGGGGCGCAAGGGTTGGGTTTTGCGATTCCGATTAATAAGGCACAACAAATTGCTGATCAACTCGCAACCACCGGCAGGGCGCAACATCCTTATTTAGGCATCCAAATGGTAACGCTAACCCCAGAAATTAAGGAAAATATCAATAAAAATCCGAATGCGCCTGTGACTGTTAATGAAGATCAAGGCGTGTTAGTGATGAAAGTCTTGCCAGATTCACCGGCAGCCAAAGCGGGAGTACGTGTCGGTGATGTTATTCAAAAGCTGAATGGCTCACCAGTAAACGATGCCGGCAGCATTCAACAAGAAGTTGAAAAAGGCAAAATCGGGACGGATATGCAAGTAGAATTGCGCCGCAATGGCCAAAGCCTCAAGTTAGCTGTGCGACCGGCACCCCTGCCGGCTCAGGAACAATAA
- a CDS encoding iron uptake porin, which produces MMPKIFRAAFLYKSAVLGAILVVTNSALAVEVPAGEKDAEKIAAADPIASSLENNNRPTQQAGDLLAVSALDQSSSVKATSEPADTRLSTQVSATGTLPAPTSAQTSEITTPVEAGSTLLAELPADGTLPSETSVPAEPSVNSLDGMDQANEEVDPMAQLSDVNQLSDVQPTDWAYEALRNLVEKYNCIAGYPDGTFRGNRAMTRYEFAAGLNACLDSILALIPEGEDYATPEDLAILRRLLDEFQAELATLRGRVDVLEARTSELEANQFSTTTKLRGEVIFAGSDIIGEGGSSVPHFTHRTRLNLDTSFTGKDLLRARLQVGNTEDLTAFGGTPMDRLAFEANTENQFQIHKLFYRFPLTSKATVVVDANQGEYNENVFVFNPALESSGRGSVSRFGRFNPIYRQGGGQGLTLNYDFSKALGVSLSYHAPNGNDPDPAPDGGGGFFSGSYAALGQVTFRPSNRFALGLTYVNSYHRNGTNLSGGTGSSLANRPFGAVPTSANHYGVEASVNISPRFIISGWGGLTDAQQESGGDADAQIINWALSLAFPDLGKEGNLAAFIIGMPPKVTESDATEDRNSSLHLEALYRYQVTDNIAITPGLFVILDPEHNDNNETDFVGTVRTTFTF; this is translated from the coding sequence ATGATGCCAAAGATTTTTAGGGCTGCCTTCCTTTACAAATCAGCCGTCCTAGGGGCAATTTTGGTTGTGACCAACAGTGCCTTGGCCGTTGAAGTTCCTGCCGGCGAAAAAGATGCAGAGAAAATCGCAGCAGCCGACCCAATTGCCTCGTCTCTGGAAAACAATAACCGGCCCACTCAACAGGCTGGTGATCTGCTTGCAGTAAGTGCCCTCGACCAGTCGTCGTCTGTTAAAGCCACCTCAGAGCCAGCCGACACTCGTTTAAGCACACAAGTATCAGCCACAGGAACACTTCCCGCCCCTACCTCCGCTCAGACATCAGAAATCACCACTCCAGTAGAAGCCGGCAGCACCTTACTGGCAGAACTCCCAGCCGACGGCACGCTCCCCTCTGAAACTTCTGTCCCTGCTGAACCCTCTGTGAATTCGCTAGACGGCATGGACCAAGCCAACGAAGAAGTAGACCCAATGGCTCAGCTGAGCGATGTGAACCAGCTCTCAGATGTTCAGCCAACAGACTGGGCCTATGAAGCCTTGCGGAACTTGGTAGAGAAATATAACTGTATTGCCGGCTACCCGGATGGAACATTCCGAGGAAACCGGGCCATGACTCGTTATGAGTTTGCAGCCGGCTTAAATGCTTGCTTAGATTCAATTTTGGCGTTGATACCAGAAGGGGAAGACTATGCCACCCCAGAAGATTTAGCGATACTGCGCCGGCTCTTAGATGAGTTTCAAGCAGAACTGGCCACCCTACGCGGTCGGGTTGATGTCCTCGAAGCTCGCACATCTGAATTAGAGGCCAATCAGTTCTCCACCACCACCAAGCTCAGGGGAGAAGTCATATTTGCCGGTAGTGACATTATCGGAGAAGGTGGCAGCTCGGTTCCCCACTTTACTCACCGCACCCGGTTAAACTTGGATACTAGCTTTACAGGCAAAGACCTCTTGAGAGCTCGCTTGCAAGTCGGTAACACCGAAGACTTGACAGCCTTTGGTGGAACTCCAATGGATCGCTTGGCATTTGAAGCCAATACTGAGAACCAATTTCAAATCCATAAACTGTTCTATCGTTTCCCCCTTACTAGCAAGGCTACAGTTGTCGTTGATGCCAATCAAGGCGAGTACAATGAGAACGTCTTCGTATTTAACCCGGCCTTAGAAAGTAGCGGACGGGGATCTGTATCCCGCTTTGGCCGATTCAACCCCATCTATCGGCAAGGCGGAGGACAGGGCCTAACCCTAAACTACGACTTTAGCAAAGCATTGGGTGTATCCCTAAGTTATCACGCTCCTAATGGTAACGATCCTGATCCCGCTCCTGATGGGGGAGGTGGATTTTTCAGCGGTTCCTATGCAGCACTCGGTCAAGTCACTTTCCGACCTAGCAATCGCTTTGCTTTAGGTTTAACTTACGTCAATTCCTACCATCGTAACGGCACCAACCTATCGGGGGGCACCGGCAGCAGCTTAGCAAATCGACCCTTCGGTGCAGTTCCTACTTCAGCTAATCACTATGGTGTTGAAGCCAGCGTCAATATCAGCCCTCGATTTATCATTTCGGGTTGGGGTGGCCTGACAGACGCTCAGCAAGAATCAGGAGGAGATGCAGATGCCCAGATAATCAACTGGGCTTTGAGCTTAGCTTTCCCGGATCTGGGCAAAGAAGGAAATTTGGCGGCCTTTATCATTGGGATGCCGCCTAAAGTGACAGAGAGCGATGCCACTGAAGATAGAAACTCCTCTTTACACCTAGAGGCTTTGTATCGCTATCAAGTGACGGATAATATCGCCATCACTCCAGGCTTGTTTGTGATTCTCGATCCAGAGCATAACGACAACAACGAAACGGACTTCGTGGGAACCGTCCGAACCACCTTCACATTCTAG
- a CDS encoding amino acid ABC transporter permease, with the protein MQNPENSKFKIQNSIPWLRQNLFNTWYNSLLTLFCLWLIYQLLGAILGWAIGKAQWAVVWANLRLLLVGRYPLGETWRLWLIGLILAGLTGLSVWRPRLLRRWLPVGWLAAFPVTLWLIGGGWGLMPVGTELWNGLLLTLLMAVVSIVLSFPLGVLLALGRQSTLPVVRWFSIFYIEVIRGLPLIGILFMAQVMLPLLLPPEIRLDRVLRAIAGLTLFSAAYLAENVRGGLQSLPRGQVEAGKALGFNPFLVIGLIVLPQALRAVIPAIVGQFISLFKDTTLLSIVGLLELIGIARSVLAQPQFLGRYAEVYLFIGIIYWFFCYTMSLISRRLEQQLDAGKR; encoded by the coding sequence ATGCAAAACCCTGAAAATTCAAAATTCAAAATTCAAAATTCTATCCCCTGGTTGCGCCAGAATCTCTTTAATACTTGGTACAACAGCTTACTCACGCTTTTCTGCCTCTGGCTGATCTACCAGTTACTGGGAGCGATTTTGGGCTGGGCAATTGGCAAGGCACAATGGGCAGTTGTCTGGGCAAACTTACGACTACTTTTAGTAGGCCGATACCCACTTGGCGAAACTTGGCGGCTGTGGTTGATTGGGCTTATTTTGGCGGGATTAACCGGCTTGTCAGTGTGGCGACCTCGTCTTTTGCGGCGGTGGTTGCCGGTGGGGTGGCTGGCTGCTTTCCCAGTCACTTTATGGCTCATTGGAGGCGGCTGGGGTTTAATGCCGGTGGGTACAGAACTTTGGAACGGTCTACTGCTGACCTTGTTAATGGCTGTGGTTAGTATTGTTCTATCTTTTCCCCTCGGTGTCTTACTCGCTTTAGGACGACAGAGCACTCTGCCGGTGGTGCGGTGGTTTAGTATCTTCTACATTGAAGTGATCCGAGGACTGCCTTTAATTGGCATTCTGTTTATGGCACAAGTGATGTTACCACTACTTTTGCCACCAGAAATCCGCTTGGATCGGGTGCTGCGAGCGATCGCCGGCTTGACTTTATTTAGTGCCGCCTACCTGGCAGAAAATGTGCGCGGTGGATTGCAATCTCTGCCTCGCGGTCAAGTTGAAGCCGGCAAAGCCCTCGGATTCAATCCATTCTTAGTCATTGGGCTAATTGTGCTGCCTCAAGCATTACGGGCGGTTATCCCAGCGATTGTCGGTCAATTTATTAGTTTGTTTAAAGACACAACTTTGCTATCAATTGTAGGATTGCTGGAGTTGATAGGGATAGCTCGGTCGGTTCTCGCACAGCCACAGTTTTTAGGGCGCTATGCGGAGGTTTATCTGTTTATCGGCATCATTTACTGGTTCTTTTGTTACACCATGTCTTTAATCAGCAGACGTTTAGAACAGCAGTTAGACGCGGGCAAGCGGTAA
- the nadC gene encoding carboxylating nicotinate-nucleotide diphosphorylase: protein MSANTVLPPLLVLEPLLEGWLLEDIGRGDRTTQSLFTANVPEGQAEWIVKEPGVITGLPIAALVFQMLNDKVRFVPTVAEGEWCNPKQVVAHLNGPLDALLMGERVALNLAMRLSGIASLTSKYVEQIADLPAQLVDTRKTTPGLRLLEKYATQVGGAKNHRMGLDDGVMIKDNHIAAAGSIGAAITQIRARIPYPLTVEVETETLAQVEEALNHRADIIMLDNMPVELMQQAVQLIRASQPHIKIEASGNITLETLRAVAQTGVDYISTSAPITRSTWLDLSMKLNTGTQSLQKDDH from the coding sequence GTGAGCGCTAATACTGTTTTGCCCCCCTTGCTGGTGTTGGAGCCGCTCTTGGAGGGCTGGCTGCTGGAAGACATAGGCCGAGGAGATCGCACGACTCAAAGCCTATTTACGGCAAACGTCCCAGAGGGGCAAGCCGAATGGATTGTCAAGGAACCGGGCGTGATCACGGGCCTGCCTATCGCTGCCTTAGTTTTTCAGATGTTGAATGATAAGGTTCGCTTCGTGCCTACTGTTGCCGAAGGTGAATGGTGCAACCCAAAACAAGTCGTCGCTCACCTTAATGGCCCACTAGATGCGCTACTCATGGGTGAACGAGTGGCCTTAAACCTAGCCATGCGTCTTAGTGGGATCGCCAGCTTGACAAGCAAATATGTTGAGCAAATTGCTGATCTCCCTGCACAACTGGTAGATACTCGCAAGACAACGCCTGGTCTTAGGCTTTTAGAGAAATACGCAACCCAAGTAGGAGGAGCTAAGAACCACCGCATGGGACTCGATGACGGTGTGATGATTAAGGATAACCACATTGCCGCTGCCGGCAGCATTGGCGCAGCAATCACGCAAATTCGAGCGCGAATTCCTTACCCTCTCACAGTAGAAGTGGAAACAGAAACACTAGCTCAAGTAGAAGAAGCCCTCAACCACAGAGCGGACATCATCATGCTAGACAATATGCCTGTTGAGCTGATGCAGCAAGCAGTGCAGCTAATTCGGGCTTCACAGCCTCATATCAAAATTGAAGCATCGGGCAATATCACTCTGGAAACCCTGCGTGCTGTCGCCCAAACCGGCGTTGACTACATTTCCACCAGCGCCCCCATAACTCGCTCGACTTGGCTAGATTTAAGCATGAAACTTAACACCGGCACCCAGTCGCTTCAAAAAGATGATCACTAA
- a CDS encoding cytochrome b6-f complex subunit PetL, translated as MSVDAALSYFLLLGGAFGTAVVLLFGLRAVKLL; from the coding sequence ATGAGCGTAGATGCAGCCTTGTCTTATTTTCTGCTTTTAGGCGGTGCGTTTGGAACTGCTGTTGTGCTGCTATTTGGCTTGAGAGCTGTCAAACTGCTTTAG
- the aroB gene encoding 3-dehydroquinate synthase, producing the protein MASVVRVNLPQQSYEIAIACGSLGELGAQMQPLQLGKKVLLVSNPVLYRHYGEQVQASLKTAGFEVASCILPAGEQYKTLKSLQKIYDAALENRLERSSTMVALGGGVVGDMTGFAAATWLRGINVVQVPTTLLAMVDASIGGKTGVNHPQGKNLIGAFHQPRLVLIDPDVLKTLPAREFRAGMAEVIKYGVIWDAELFVKLEECKRLDQMRYVSADLLLEILSRSCQSKADVVSKDEKESGLRAILNYGHTIGHAVESLTGYKVVNHGEAVGIGMVAASQLAVELQMWDKDCDHRQLALIEKAGLPTQLPAPLDIDKILESLQSDKKVKAGKVRFVLPEKIGAATVTDQVPADLIRQVLQGMQ; encoded by the coding sequence ATGGCTTCTGTCGTCCGCGTGAATCTACCGCAGCAGTCTTATGAGATTGCGATCGCCTGTGGCAGTTTAGGTGAACTGGGCGCACAGATGCAACCGTTGCAACTCGGTAAGAAAGTTTTATTGGTTTCTAACCCGGTGCTTTACCGGCATTACGGAGAACAGGTACAGGCATCCTTAAAAACGGCTGGGTTTGAAGTGGCTAGCTGCATTTTGCCTGCCGGTGAACAGTACAAAACCCTCAAGTCGCTGCAAAAGATTTACGATGCTGCCTTGGAAAACCGCTTAGAACGTTCGTCAACAATGGTTGCGCTAGGCGGTGGCGTGGTTGGCGATATGACCGGCTTTGCGGCGGCAACTTGGCTACGCGGGATTAATGTTGTACAAGTGCCGACAACACTTTTGGCAATGGTGGATGCGTCTATTGGCGGCAAAACCGGCGTTAATCACCCGCAAGGTAAAAATTTGATTGGGGCATTTCATCAACCTCGGTTGGTTTTAATTGACCCGGATGTGCTGAAAACGCTGCCGGCAAGGGAATTTCGAGCCGGCATGGCGGAAGTGATTAAGTACGGTGTCATCTGGGATGCTGAGTTATTTGTCAAGCTGGAAGAGTGCAAGCGCCTGGATCAAATGCGCTATGTGAGTGCTGATTTATTGCTAGAAATTTTAAGCCGATCCTGCCAAAGTAAGGCAGATGTAGTGAGCAAAGATGAAAAAGAATCGGGCTTACGGGCAATTTTAAATTACGGTCACACCATCGGTCATGCGGTGGAAAGCCTCACCGGCTATAAAGTCGTCAATCATGGGGAAGCGGTTGGCATCGGCATGGTGGCAGCCAGTCAGCTAGCAGTTGAGTTGCAAATGTGGGATAAAGATTGCGATCACCGGCAGTTGGCATTAATTGAAAAAGCCGGTTTGCCCACTCAATTGCCGGCACCTTTGGATATTGATAAAATTCTGGAAAGTTTGCAAAGCGATAAGAAAGTCAAGGCAGGAAAAGTTCGGTTTGTACTACCAGAAAAAATCGGTGCGGCAACGGTAACCGATCAGGTGCCGGCAGATTTAATTCGGCAAGTGTTGCAGGGAATGCAGTGA
- a CDS encoding amino acid ABC transporter ATP-binding protein — translation MNQEIKNKGQNEDLMIVAQDVHKWYGQFHVLRGVSLTVNRGEVVVIMGPSGSGKSTFIRTFNALEEYQQGQIEIDGITLSHDLRNIDAIRQEVGMVFQQFNLFPHLTVLQNVTLAPIWVRRWPKAKAEEVAMQLLERVGILEQARKYPGQLSGGQQQRVAIARALAMQPKIMLFDEPTSALDPEMVREVLDVMRSLAGSGMTMVVVTHEVGFAREVADRVVLMDSGMLVEEAPPAVFFQSPKEERTRKFLSQIL, via the coding sequence ATGAACCAAGAGATCAAGAATAAAGGACAAAACGAAGATTTGATGATTGTGGCCCAAGATGTCCACAAATGGTATGGCCAATTTCACGTTCTGCGTGGCGTCAGCCTTACAGTGAATAGAGGAGAAGTGGTAGTGATCATGGGGCCGTCAGGTTCTGGAAAATCCACGTTTATTCGCACCTTTAACGCTTTAGAAGAGTACCAGCAAGGACAAATTGAAATTGATGGGATTACTCTCAGTCACGATCTCCGCAATATCGATGCAATTCGCCAAGAAGTGGGGATGGTGTTTCAGCAATTTAACTTGTTCCCTCACTTAACAGTGCTGCAAAACGTCACCCTAGCACCGATTTGGGTTCGCCGATGGCCAAAGGCGAAAGCAGAAGAAGTGGCGATGCAGCTACTGGAACGTGTAGGAATTCTAGAACAAGCGCGGAAATATCCAGGCCAGTTGTCAGGGGGCCAGCAGCAACGGGTGGCCATTGCTCGGGCTTTGGCCATGCAGCCTAAGATTATGCTATTTGATGAGCCGACATCGGCTTTAGACCCAGAAATGGTGCGGGAAGTTTTGGATGTTATGCGCTCGTTGGCCGGTTCGGGTATGACAATGGTCGTAGTCACTCACGAAGTCGGGTTTGCTCGCGAGGTAGCAGACCGAGTGGTATTGATGGATAGTGGGATGTTGGTCGAGGAAGCTCCACCGGCAGTTTTCTTTCAAAGTCCAAAAGAGGAACGCACTCGCAAATTCCTCTCTCAGATTCTCTAA
- a CDS encoding amino acid ABC transporter permease — protein sequence MERQRTEYKGQKIRNKTPLWRDDRFWRIAGQVLAVLLVGITVAILVDNLLFNSEQQGVEYGLDFLGEQASFDIGETLIPYSPLSPYSQALLVGIANTLRVIVIGIILATIGGVIIGFSVISDNWLVRQLAIIYVETIRNTPLLLQLFFWYFAVFLTMPVQENSISLLGFISLSNRGVELGSIRLSSEFCALLVGLTVYTAAFIAEIVRAGIQSVPRGQWEAAKALGIKPFLMLRLVVFPQALRVIIPPLTSEYLNLAKNSSLAIAIAYPDIYSVYSTTLNQTGRSVEVIVLLMGTYLAIDLLIAGGMNLFNNSVQIKER from the coding sequence ATGGAGAGACAAAGGACAGAATACAAAGGACAAAAGATAAGGAACAAAACCCCCCTATGGCGTGATGACAGGTTTTGGCGGATTGCCGGCCAAGTTTTGGCCGTTTTGCTAGTAGGCATCACAGTTGCCATCTTAGTAGATAACCTACTTTTTAACTCTGAGCAGCAAGGAGTTGAATATGGGTTAGATTTTCTGGGTGAGCAGGCATCTTTTGATATTGGTGAAACACTGATTCCTTACTCCCCTTTAAGCCCCTACAGTCAGGCTTTACTGGTGGGGATAGCTAACACCCTGCGAGTGATAGTTATCGGGATAATTCTGGCTACTATTGGGGGCGTAATCATTGGATTCTCTGTAATTTCAGATAACTGGCTAGTGCGGCAACTGGCAATTATATATGTAGAAACCATCCGCAACACGCCTTTACTGCTCCAACTGTTTTTCTGGTACTTTGCTGTTTTTCTAACAATGCCTGTGCAAGAAAATTCAATTTCGCTGCTGGGATTTATTTCTCTTAGCAATCGCGGAGTCGAGTTGGGTAGTATCCGTCTATCTTCTGAATTCTGTGCTTTGCTGGTGGGGCTAACCGTTTACACTGCCGCTTTCATTGCAGAAATCGTTCGCGCCGGCATTCAATCTGTGCCTCGCGGACAGTGGGAAGCCGCAAAAGCTTTGGGAATCAAACCATTTTTGATGCTGCGGTTGGTCGTGTTTCCCCAAGCTTTGCGGGTGATTATTCCACCTCTAACGAGTGAGTATCTCAATTTAGCAAAGAATTCGAGTTTGGCGATTGCTATTGCCTATCCAGATATCTATTCGGTTTATTCAACCACCCTCAATCAGACGGGTCGCTCTGTAGAAGTCATTGTGCTACTTATGGGTACCTACTTGGCGATTGATCTTCTGATTGCCGGCGGGATGAATTTGTTCAACAACTCAGTACAAATTAAAGAGAGGTAA
- a CDS encoding C39 family peptidase: MKLQDFLNTNIKYDVNAIASDPDLTRQIQMRMIELNLLEPPADGRFGPISTAALRRFQSLMQCEEPDFLGAITANKMIETKPQEIAVPPPVLKIICDTVLKAKPIPLSQLSQEEKQEVKGGQSFKLLSFELVRNHVRVTLRKDSFNNSKIWYAFGHHIEVYENTTLVYPKAKPATVKLDVPYKSQLDNWFNPTGSGNVTSLAMCLEFLGARGKSNSGQFEDELYEYTESNGLNRQNPHELVQVVAAYGCHDHFKENATIEEVQDWLSEGKPVVIHGFFSSFGHLIAIVGYDDKGFYVHDPYGEWSPEGYRTDGSGAYLHYSYQLIRTVCIPDGSFWVHFISK, encoded by the coding sequence ATGAAGTTACAAGACTTTCTCAACACAAATATCAAGTATGACGTTAATGCCATAGCATCTGACCCAGACCTCACCCGTCAAATCCAGATGCGGATGATCGAATTAAATTTGCTTGAACCGCCGGCAGATGGTAGATTTGGCCCAATTTCTACAGCGGCTTTGAGGCGTTTTCAATCCTTAATGCAATGTGAAGAACCAGATTTTTTAGGTGCCATCACTGCTAATAAGATGATTGAAACTAAGCCCCAGGAAATTGCCGTTCCGCCTCCAGTCCTTAAAATTATTTGCGACACAGTTTTAAAAGCAAAACCTATCCCCTTGTCTCAACTATCACAGGAAGAGAAACAAGAAGTTAAAGGCGGTCAATCTTTTAAGCTTTTGTCCTTTGAACTTGTTCGCAATCACGTAAGAGTCACTCTGCGTAAGGATTCTTTTAACAATTCTAAAATTTGGTACGCATTTGGGCACCATATTGAGGTTTATGAAAATACAACGCTTGTTTATCCAAAAGCTAAGCCAGCAACTGTAAAGCTTGATGTTCCTTATAAGTCTCAACTAGACAACTGGTTTAATCCCACAGGTTCTGGCAATGTAACTTCACTTGCCATGTGCTTGGAGTTCTTGGGCGCTCGTGGCAAGAGCAATTCTGGGCAATTTGAAGATGAGCTGTATGAATATACTGAAAGTAATGGTTTAAACAGACAAAATCCGCATGAATTGGTTCAAGTTGTGGCAGCTTACGGATGTCATGATCATTTTAAAGAAAATGCGACAATCGAGGAAGTTCAAGATTGGCTATCAGAGGGTAAGCCGGTTGTGATACATGGCTTTTTCTCTTCTTTTGGTCACCTTATTGCTATCGTCGGTTACGATGACAAAGGCTTCTATGTCCACGATCCTTATGGAGAATGGAGTCCTGAAGGATATCGTACAGATGGCAGTGGAGCTTATCTACATTACTCCTATCAGCTGATCCGCACTGTCTGCATTCCAGATGGGAGCTTCTGGGTGCATTTTATCTCGAAATAG